A single genomic interval of Asinibacterium sp. OR53 harbors:
- a CDS encoding glycosyltransferase family 2 protein: MKISVVIVSYNQGKFLEETILSVINQDYIDKEIILIDGGSTDDSLEIIKKYKEYFHYWVSQPDNGQSDAIVKGFKICTGEIITWINSDDLLMPNTLELIYRKSIQVKSVDGVFYGGVYIINDKGQPQERYKYGKFNYFISKTIGPTICQPGTFFGKNVYNSIGGINVKLKYGMDYDLFCNFLFSGISFYSTNGYHAKFRRYSAQKGHSKHFLEISLKETELTQTKYGFKGSALFNKIVARMLQVWLRIFNGYYFITFSYRIAKRRTLKQYFDSMTE, encoded by the coding sequence ATGAAAATATCTGTTGTTATAGTTTCGTATAATCAAGGCAAATTTTTAGAAGAAACTATTTTATCGGTGATTAACCAGGATTATATAGATAAAGAAATTATTCTTATAGATGGAGGATCAACAGATGATAGTCTAGAAATAATCAAAAAATATAAAGAATATTTTCATTATTGGGTAAGCCAACCAGATAATGGGCAATCAGATGCCATTGTGAAAGGGTTTAAAATATGTACCGGAGAAATTATTACTTGGATCAACTCTGATGATTTGCTTATGCCTAATACGCTTGAATTGATTTATCGCAAATCAATTCAAGTTAAAAGTGTAGACGGAGTATTTTATGGCGGAGTTTATATTATCAATGACAAAGGACAACCCCAAGAACGTTATAAATATGGTAAGTTTAATTATTTTATTTCTAAAACAATTGGGCCAACAATATGCCAACCTGGTACTTTTTTTGGGAAAAATGTTTATAATTCAATTGGGGGGATCAATGTTAAATTAAAATATGGAATGGATTATGACCTCTTTTGCAATTTTTTATTTTCAGGTATCTCTTTTTATAGCACAAATGGATATCATGCTAAGTTTAGGAGGTATTCAGCTCAAAAAGGGCATTCAAAACATTTCCTCGAGATCTCTTTAAAAGAAACAGAATTAACCCAAACAAAATATGGATTTAAAGGTAGCGCTCTTTTTAACAAAATTGTTGCTAGAATGCTACAGGTTTGGCTGAGAATTTTTAACGGATACTATTTTATTACATTTTCTTACCGAATAGCAAAAAGAAGAACTTTAAAACAATATTTTGATTCTATGACGGAATAG